GGAGGGGAGAGATTAAATGAATGGCAGTATAATGACAATCAACTTTTAAATACACGTGTGAGGTTGTgagcgggtgtgtgtgtgaggtgtgtgagtGTCTATATAGCCTACCTTGAGGGTGGCAGTCTTGGTGCTGAGCTGTAGTTGCAGCTGTGTGATCTGTGTGCTGGAGCTCTCCCTGAGTTTAGACAGGCTGGCCTGCAGTCTCTGAACGTTTTCCACCAGCTGAACCGTCTCCCTGTCCTTGGCCCCCAGCTCTGCCTCCAGACTGGAGCGGGACACCGCCTCCACCGCCTGCTCCTATAGGTCAACACACACATCAATATAGCAATCTACCAATCAGAACAGTCTGCTCCTATAGGTCAACACACACATCAATATAGCAATCTACCAATCAGAACAGTCTGCTCCTATAGGTCAACACACACATCAATATAGCAATCTACCAATCAGAACAGTCTGCTCCTATAGGTCAACACACACATCAATATAGCAATCTACCAATCAGAACAGTCTGCTCCTATAGGGCAACACACACATCAATATAGCAATCTACCAATCAGAACAGTCTGCTCCTATAGGTCAACACACACATCAATATAGCAATCTACCAATCAGAACAGTCTGCTCCTATAGGTCAACACACACATCAATATAGCAATCTACCAATCAGAACAGTCTGCTCCTATAGGGCAACACACACATCAATATAGCAAACTACCAATCACAACAGTCTGCTCATAGGTCAATACATACATCAATATAGCAAACTACCAATCACAACAGTCTGCTCATAGGTCAATACATACATCAATACAgtaatcaatcaaccaatcaatacaTCGATTGATCAATCTACCAATCACAACAGTCTGCTCATAGGTCAATGCATACATCAATACAGCAATCAATCAATACATCAACCAATTCTGTGAGGTATAGTGATCCTAACGCATCTGCTACTCGGACTAGAGACGCAAGGGGAGAAAATCAAACCAACCAATCACTATAGCCTGCTCATAGGTCAATACATacatcaaccaaccaatcactATAGGACAGCGTACCATGTCTGGGGTGGTCTGGATCTGGGTGGTCAGCTGCAGGGATTGGTTAGAAGAGGTCAGCTGCTCCCTCAGAGTGTCCGCCTCCCTCAGTGCTGCCTCCGCTCTCTGAGAGacaaagtgagagagacagagagagaggcagagagagagagaggcagagagaggcagagagagagagagacagagagaggcagagcgagagagaggcagagcgagagagagagagaggcagagcgagagagagagagaggcagagcgagagagagagaggcagagcgagagagagagagaggcagagcgagagagagatagagaggcagagcgagagagagagagagagagaggcagagcgagagagagagagagagaggcagagcgagagagagagagagagaggcagagcgagagagagagagaggcagagcgagagagagagagaggcagagcgagagagagagagaggcagagcgagagagagagaggcagagcgagagagagagaggcagagcgagagagagagaggcagagcgagagagagagaggcagagcgagagagagagaggcagagcgagagagagagaggcagagcgagagagagagaggcagagcgagagagagagaggcagagcgagagaggcagagcgagagagagaggcagagcgagagagagaggcagagagagagagagaggcagagcgagagagagaggcagagcgagagagaggcagagcgagagagagaggcagagcgagagagagaggcagagcgagagagagaggcagagcgagagagaggcagagcgagagagaggcagagcgagagagaggcagagcgagagagaggcagagagagagagaggcagagagagagagaggcagagagagagttgagCTGTCTGTCTTAACAGCCGAAGTTGTACTGGACTGAGACCAGAGCGACCGTACTGAGACAGACTGCAGAGTACTAAACTATAACTGGCAGAACTACAAGCTGAGGTGACTGAAATCTCCATGGAGAAACACCATGTTTATTCTTTACCTGTTTTGATGTTTCCTGTCAACACAGGACATataaagactgtgtgtgtgtaagagaacTGAAAGGCATGATGTCATTCTCTGACGTATGACTGGACACAGAACAACATGGTGTGTGTGCCATGCGGGTGTTGTTGAAATGTGAAAGCTGAGTTCAAGGCTAACATTAGCATTATGTGGCTAGCTATCCCTCCCCCAGATATCCCCAGGTCATCTCAATAATGAACGTTACCATCAGTGACATccccacagccccccccccccccccctaaatatCTATTATCATGATCAGGGCGTTTAGGCTACAGGGGTCTCTGAGCCGAGGGGGTAGAGGGGCTGTTGGAAACTCATTACCTCCCAGTGGTAGTTCCTTCCTTATTTGGGGTCTTATGGATTATTGAgtgttagtgattcatttaaacCATTATTCAACATGATAACACACTCTAGTGTCAACTCAGAGGCTCTTGAGAAGGATCGTGTGGTCGACATATATCTGTTAGTTCTTACCTCCTTTCAGTAAGGTAACAGGGGCTAGTAACAACCCATGGGGGGCTAGTAACAACCCAGGGGGGGCTAGTAACAACCCAGGGGGGGCTAGTAACAACCCATGGGGGGCTAGTAACAACCCAGGGGGGCTAGTAACAACCCAGGGGGGCTAGTAACAACCCAGGGGGGCTAGTAACAACCCAGGGGGGCTAGTAACAACCCAGGGGGGGCTAGTAACAACCCATGGGGGGCTAGTAATAACCCAGGGGGGGCTAGTAACAACCCAGGGGGGGCTAGTAACAACCCAGGGGGGGCTAGTAACAACCCAGGGGGGGCTAGTAACAACCCAGCGGGGCTAGTAATAACCCAGGGGGGCTAGTAATAACCCAGGGGGGCTAGTAACAACCCAGGGGGGCTAGTAACAACCCAGGGGGGCTAGTAACAACCCAGGGGGGGCTAGTAACAACCCAGGGGGGCTAGTAACAACCCATGGGGGGCTAGTAACAACCCAGGGGGGCTAGTAACAACCCAGGGGGGCTAGTAACAACCCAGGGGGGGCTAGTAACAACCCAGGGGGGGCTAGTAACAACCCAGGGGGGGCTAGTAATAACCCAGGGGGGGCTAGTAAAAACCCAGGGGGGCTAGTAACAACCCAGGGGGGGCTAGTAACAACCCAGGGGGGGCTAGTAACAACCCAGGGGGGGCTAGTAATAACCCAGGGGGGCTAGTAACAACCCAGGGGGGCTAGTAACAACCCAGGGGGTGCTAGTAACAACCCAGGGGGGCTAGTAACAACCAAGGGGGCTAGTAACAACCCAGGGGGGCTAGTAACAACACAGGGGGGGCTAGTAACAACCCAGCGGGGCTAGTAATAACCCAGGGGGTGCTAGTAACAACCCAGCGGGGCTAGTAACAACCCAGCGGGGCTAGTAATAACCCAGGGGGGGCTAGTAACAACCCAGCGGGGGCTAGTAACAACCCAGGGGGGGCTAGTAACAACCCAGGGGGTGCTAGTAATAACCCAGGGGGGCTAGTAACAACCCAGGGGGGCTAGTAACAACCATGGGGGGCTAGTAATAACCCATGGGGGGCTAGTAACAACCCAGGGGGCTAGTAACAACCCAGGGGGGCTAGTAACAACCCAGGGGGGCTAGTAACAACCCAGGGGGGCTAGTAACAACCCAGGGGGGCTAGTAACAACCCAGGGGGGCTAGTAACAACCCAGGGGGGCTAGTAACAACCCAGGGTGTGCTAGTAATAACCCAGGGGGTGCTAGTAACAACCCAGGGGGGCTAGTAACAACCCAGGGGGGCTAGTAACAACCCAGGTGGGCTAGTAATAACCCAGGGGGTGCTAGTAACAACCCAGCGGGGCTAGTAACAACCTAGGGGGGCTAGTAACAACCCAGCGGGGCTAGTAATAACCCAGGGGGGCTAGTAACAACCCAGCGGGGCTAGTAACAACCCAGGGGGGGCTAGTAACAACCCAGGGGGGCTAGTAACAACCCAGGGGGGCTAGTAACAACCCAGGGGGGGCTAGTAACAACCCAGGGGGGGCTAGTAACAACCCAGGGGGGCTAGTAACAACCCAGGGGGCTAGTAACAACCCAGCGGGGCTAGTAACAACCCAGCGGGGCTAGTAATAACCCAGGGGGCTAGTAACAACCCATCTGGGGCTAGTAATAACCCAGGGGGGACTAGTAACAACCTAGCGGGGCTAGTAATAACCCAGCGGGGGCTAGTAATAACCCAGGGGGCGAGTAACAACCCATCTGGGGCTAGTAACAACCCATGGGGTGCTAGTAACAACCCAGCGGGGCTAGTAACAACCCAGGGGGGGCTAGTAACAACCTAGCGGGGCTAGTAATAACCCAGCGGGGGCTAGTAATAACCCAGGGGGCTAGTAACAACCCAGCTGGGGCTAGTAACAACCCATGGGGTGCTAGTAACAACCCAGCGGGGCTAGTAACAACCCAGGGGGGGCTAGTAACAACTCAGGGGGGGCTAGTAACAACCCAGCGGGGCTAGTAACAACCCAGGGGGGGCTAGTAACAACTCAGGGGGGGCTAGTAACAACCCAGCGGGGCTAGTAACAACCCAGCGGGGCTAGTAACAACCCAGCGGGGCTAGTAACAACCCAGGGGGGGCTAGTAACAACCCAGGGGGGCTAGCAACAACCCAGCGGGGCTAGTAACAACCCAGGGGGGGCTAGTAACAACCCAGGGGGGGCTAGTAACAACCCAGGGGGGGCTAGTAACAACCCGGGGGGGGGGCTAGTAACAACCCAGGGGGGGGGCTAGTAACAACCCAGGGGGGCTAGTAACAACCCAGGGGGGGCTAGTAACAACCCAGCCGGGCTAGTAATAACCCAGGGGGCTAGTAACAACCCATCTGGGGCTAGTAACAACCCATGGGGGGCTAGTAACAACCCATGGGGGGCTAGTAATAACCCATGGGGGGCTAGTAACAACCTAGCGGGGCTAGTAATAACCCAGCGGGGGCTAGTAATAACCCAGGGGGCTAGTAACAACCCAGCTGGGGCTAGTAACAACCCATGGGGGGCTAGTAACAACCCAGCGGGGGCTAGTAATAACCCATGGGGGGCTAGTAATAACCCATGGGGGGCTAGTAATAACCCAGCGGGGCTAGTAATAACCCAGCGGGGCTAGTAATAACCCAGCGGGGCTAGTAATAACCCATGTGGGGCTAGTAACAACCCAGGGGGCTAGTAACAACCCAGGGGGCTAGTAACAACCCATGGGGGGCTAGTATTAACCCAGGGGGGCTAGTATTAACCCAGGGGGGCTAGTATTAACCCAGCGGCTAGTAATAACCCAGGGGGGCTAGTATTAACCCAGGGGGGCTAGTATTAACCCAGGGGGGCTAGTATTAACCCAGCGGCTAGTATTAACCCAGCGGCTAGTAATAACCCAGGGGGGCTAGTATTAACCCAGGGGCTAATATTAACCCAGGGGGGCTAGTATTAACCCTGGGAGGCTAGTATTAACCCTGGGAGGCTAGTATTAACCCTGGGATGCTAGTATTAATCCAGGGGCTAGTATTAACCCAGGGGCTAGTAATAACCCAGGGGCTAGTAATAACCCAGGGGGGCTAGTATTAACCCAGGGGCTAGTATTAACCCAGGGGCTAATATTAACCCTGGGAGGCTAGCATTAACCCTGGGAGGCTAGTATTAACCCAGGGGGGCTAGTATTAACCCAGGGGAGCTAGTATTAACCCAGGGGGGCTAGTATTAACCCAGGGGGGGCAGTATTAACCCAGGGGCTAGTATTAACCCAGGGGGGCAAGTATTAACCCAGGGGGGCAAGTATTAACCCAAGGGCTAGTATTAACCCAGGGGGGCTAGTATTAACCCAGGGGCTAGTATTAACCCAGGGGCTATTATTAACCGAACACACAGAATATATATCATAGTtacatttaagcaataaggcctgagggggtgtggtatatggcctatgtaccacggctaagggttgttcttaagtgcgacgcaacgcggagtgcctggatacagcccttagccgtggtatattggccacatacactacatgaccaaaagtatgtggacacctgctcgtcgaacatctcattccaaaatcacgggcattaatatggagttggtcctccccctttgctgctataacagcctctactcttctgggaaggctttccactagatgttggaacattgctgctataacagcctctactcttctgggaaggctttccactagatgttggaacattgctgcagggacttgcttccattcagacacaagaggtcggcactgattttgggcgattaggcctggctcacagtcagcattccaattcatcccaaaggtgtttgatggggttgaggtcagggctctgtgcagtccagtcatgttcttccacaccaatctcgacaaaccatttttgtcatgctgaaacaggaaaaggccttccccaaactgttgcaacaaagttggaagcacagaatcgtctataatgtcattgtatgctgtagtgttaagatttcccttcactggaactaaggggcccaaaccataaaaaacagccccagaccattattcctcctccaccaaactttacacttggcactatgcattcgggcaggtagtgttctcctggcatctgcctaactcagattcatccgtcggactgccagatggtgaagcgtgattcatcactccagagaacgcgtttccactgctccagagtccaatggcggtgagctttacaccactccagcagaccCTTGGCATtacacatggtgatcttaggcttgtgtgcggctgctcggccacggaaacccatttcatgaagctcccgacgaacagttcttgtgctgacgttgcttccagaagcagtttggaactcggtagtgagctttgcaaccgaggacagaatgTTTAtgtgctacgtgcttcagcactcggcggtcccgttctgtgagcttgcgtggcctaccacttcacagctgagccgttgttgctccaagacgtttccacttcacaataacagcacttatagttaaatcggggcagctctagcagggcaggaagttgacaaactgacttgttggaagtgtcacgttgaaagtcactgagctcttcagtgaggccattctactgccaatgtttgtctatggagattgcatggctgtgtgctcagtaacgggtgtggctgaaacagccGAATACAGTCATTTGAATTGGTGTCCgcatactttgtatatatagtgtaccacaaacccctgaggtgcagtattgctattataaactggttatcaacaCAATTAGAAGAGTCAAAATAAATGCTTTGTCACACCTATGGTGTAGGATCTGATATACcgcagctgtcagccaatcagcattcagggatcgaaccacccagtttatgatATCAAATAATCACCAAGGCCCTAGAGGGGTGGAGACTAACCTGATTGGCTCTCTCTAGATCGGTCATCACCATTTCAATCTCATCGgccctgaggaggaggaggaagtagaggaggaagaagaaagaaTGGAGGATGAGGAAGAAGAAGATGATCAAGTGTTACTAAGGGGGCACACAGGACAGTGATCATTACAAcatctaatacacacacacacatccatctaatacacacacatctaatacacacacagttaatacacacacacacacacacaaacacatccatCTAATACGGACGGACAGACACATCCATCTAATACACAAAcatctaatacacacacacacccatctaacacacacacacacacacacacacacacacacacacacacacacacacacacacacacacacacatccatc
The window above is part of the Salvelinus namaycush isolate Seneca unplaced genomic scaffold, SaNama_1.0 Scaffold2421, whole genome shotgun sequence genome. Proteins encoded here:
- the LOC120038881 gene encoding protein CASP-like gives rise to the protein KLQERQESMSSKLVDADHKAQALQTALETTQAELFDLKTKYDEDCTAKADEIEMVMTDLERANQRAEAALREADTLREQLTSSNQSLQLTTQIQTTPDMEQAVEAVSRSSLEAELGAKDRETVQLVENVQRLQASLSKLRESSSTQITQLQLQLSTKTATLK